A genomic stretch from Pseudomonas alkylphenolica includes:
- the fdxH gene encoding formate dehydrogenase subunit beta, translating to MSMQSQDIVRRSATSVLTPAPHTRDHQAQVAKLIDVSICIGCKACQVACNEWNDLRDEVGHNVGVYDNPADLSAETWTLMRFDEVEDESGKLEWLIRKDGCMHCADPGCLKACPQPGAIIQYANGIVDFQSEHCIGCGYCIAGCPFDVPRISQKDNKAYKCTLCVDRVSVGQEPACVKTCPTGAINFGSKQDMLHQAEERVTELQGRGFAGAGIYDPQGVGGTHVVYVLQHADKPQLYHKLPTDPRISSAIQGWKGWMKPVAAAAFFATLAGTLFHYIGTGPNEVDEQDEKREEDTHA from the coding sequence ATGTCCATGCAATCCCAAGACATCGTCCGCCGCTCGGCCACCAGCGTGCTGACCCCGGCGCCGCACACCCGCGACCACCAGGCGCAAGTCGCCAAGCTGATCGACGTCAGCATCTGCATCGGCTGCAAAGCCTGCCAGGTGGCGTGCAACGAATGGAACGACCTGCGTGACGAGGTCGGCCACAACGTCGGCGTGTACGACAACCCGGCCGACCTGTCCGCCGAAACCTGGACGCTGATGCGCTTCGATGAAGTCGAAGACGAGAGCGGCAAGCTCGAATGGCTGATCCGCAAGGACGGCTGCATGCACTGCGCCGATCCCGGCTGCCTGAAAGCCTGTCCGCAACCGGGGGCGATCATCCAGTACGCCAACGGCATCGTCGACTTCCAGTCTGAGCATTGCATCGGCTGCGGCTACTGCATCGCCGGTTGCCCGTTCGATGTGCCGCGCATCAGCCAGAAAGACAACAAGGCCTACAAGTGCACCCTCTGCGTAGACCGCGTTTCGGTCGGCCAGGAGCCGGCCTGCGTCAAGACCTGCCCCACCGGCGCGATCAACTTCGGCAGCAAGCAGGACATGCTGCACCAGGCCGAGGAACGGGTCACTGAGCTGCAAGGCCGCGGCTTTGCCGGGGCCGGGATCTACGACCCGCAAGGTGTGGGCGGCACTCATGTGGTCTACGTGCTGCAACATGCCGACAAGCCGCAGCTGTACCACAAGTTGCCTACCGACCCGCGCATCAGCAGTGCCATCCAGGGCTGGAAAGGCTGGATGAAACCGGTGGCCGCCGCGGCGTTTTTCGCCACCCTGGCCGGCACCCTGTTCCATTACATTGGCACCGGCCCCAACGAAGTCGACGAACAGGACGAAAAACGCGAGGAGGATACCCACGCATGA
- a CDS encoding formate dehydrogenase subunit gamma — protein MNTDKLILRTRFIDRACHWFMVICFFAVALSGLSWFFPSFNGLNAVFGTPQLARILHPFFGVVVFVLLMFLFVRFVRYNLPEREDLQWFKNLKQVLAGKHDPALNIGKYNAGQKVLFWGIMSMITLLLLSGVVIWRPYFAPLFSIPTIRIGLLVHALVGISLILLIIGHAYLAFWVKGSIRGMVTGYVSRAWAKTHHDRWYRQINKQDKTGSKP, from the coding sequence ATGAACACCGACAAACTGATCCTGCGCACCCGTTTCATCGACCGCGCCTGCCACTGGTTCATGGTGATCTGCTTCTTCGCCGTGGCCTTGTCTGGGCTGTCGTGGTTCTTCCCCTCGTTCAACGGCCTTAACGCGGTGTTCGGCACGCCGCAGCTGGCGCGTATCCTGCACCCGTTCTTCGGCGTCGTGGTGTTCGTGTTGCTGATGTTTCTGTTCGTACGCTTCGTGCGCTACAACCTGCCTGAGCGCGAGGACCTGCAGTGGTTCAAGAACCTCAAACAGGTACTGGCCGGCAAGCATGACCCGGCGCTGAACATCGGCAAATACAACGCCGGTCAGAAGGTCCTGTTCTGGGGCATCATGAGCATGATCACCCTGTTGCTGCTCAGCGGCGTGGTGATCTGGCGCCCGTACTTCGCCCCGCTGTTTTCGATCCCGACCATCCGTATCGGCTTGTTGGTGCATGCGCTTGTCGGCATCAGCCTGATTTTGCTGATCATCGGCCATGCCTACCTGGCGTTCTGGGTCAAAGGTTCGATTCGCGGCATGGTCACAGGCTACGTCAGCCGCGCCTGGGCCAAGACCCACCATGATCGCTGGTACCGGCAGATCAACAAGCAGGACAAGACCGGGAGCAAACCATGA